A window from Theobroma cacao cultivar B97-61/B2 chromosome 3, Criollo_cocoa_genome_V2, whole genome shotgun sequence encodes these proteins:
- the LOC18605362 gene encoding beta-fructofuranosidase, soluble isoenzyme I, whose protein sequence is MEASTSHDPERNSAFYAPLPEHPSSGGAPATRSRPLKGFVVILASVVFLLSLVALIINQSQEPLPMPNRVPSASPTSKPASFSEAEPRGVAEGVSAKSNPSLLNEVSFNWTNAMFSWQRSAYHFQPQKNWMNDPDGPLYHKGWYHLFYQYNPDSAIWGNITWGHAVSRDLIHWLYLPLAMVPDCWYDINGVWTGSATLLPDGQIVMLYTGSTNESAQVQNLAYPANLSDPLLLDWLKYPGNPVIVPPAGIETDEFRDPTTAWLGPDGTWRITIGSRFNETIGISLVYQTTNFTDYELLDGVLHAVPGTGMWECVDFYPVAINGSVGLDTSAFGPGIKHVLKASLDDTKVDHYALGTYDPVTDKWTPDNPEEDVGIGLKVDYGRYYASKTFFDQDKQRRILWGWINETDTETADLKKGWASLQTIPRSVLYDNKTGTHLLQWPVKEVESLRLNSTVFEEVLVEAGSIVPLDIGPATQLDILAEFEIESLESNTTDEVSDCGDGAIDRSTFGPFGILVIADDSLSELTPVFFRPVNTSDGSLKTYFCADETRSSKANDVFKQVYGGKVPVLDDENYNMRVLVDHSIVESFAQGGRTVISSRIYPTEAIYGAARLFLFNNATGVNVKATLKIWEMNSAFIRPFPFEEPL, encoded by the exons ATGGAGGCGAGCACCTCCCATGACCCTGAACGAAACTCCGCGTTCTACGCTCCCTTGCCAGAGCACCCCTCCTCCGGCGGAGCACCGGCCACTCGGAGTAGACCCTTGAAGGGTTTTGTAGTGATACTTGCCTCTGTCGTTTTCCTACTCTCATTGGTCGCATTAATTATTAACCAAAGCCAAGAACCATTACCAATGCCCAACAGGGTCCCGTCAGCTTCTCCCACGTCAAAACCTGCGTCGTTTTCAGAGGCGGAGCCAAGAGGGGTCGCTGAAGGTGTCTCAGCCAAGTCAAATCCATCTCTTTTGAACGAAGTTTCGTTTAATTGGACCAACGCTATGTTTTCTTGGCAGAGAAGTGCCTACCACTTTCAGCCTCAAAAGAATTGGATGAATG ATCCTGACG GTCCATTGTATCACAAGGGATGGTACCATCTTTTCTATCAGTACAACCCTGATTCAGCCATATGGGGCAACATCACATGGGGACACGCCGTATCAAGGGACCTCATTCATTGGCTCTATCTCCCACTCGCTATGGTCCCTGATTGCTGGTATGATATCAACGGTGTATGGACGGGGTCCGCCACTCTCCTGCCTGATGGCCAAATCGTAATGCTTTACACCGGCAGCACCAATGAGTCCGCGCAGGTGCAAAACCTTGCATACCCCGCCAACCTATCCGATCCCCTCCTCCTTGATTGGTTAAAGTACCCGGGTAACCCGGTTATCGTTCCCCCAGCCGGGATTGAAACCGATGAGTTCCGGGACCCGACAACAGCATGGCTCGGACCCGACGGTACCTGGCGGATCACAATCGGTTCAAGGTTTAATGAAACCATAGGAATCTCCCTGGTGTatcaaacaacaaattttaCGGATTATGAATTATTGGATGGGGTTTTACACGCCGTTCCGGGTACGGGCATGTGGGAATGCGTGGATTTTTACCCTGTTGCAATAAACGGGTCAGTCGGGTTGGACACGTCCGCATTTGGTCCCGGAATTAAGCACGTGCTAAAGGCTAGTTTGGATGATACAAAGGTAGACCATTATGCACTTGGGACTTATGACCCGGTAACGGATAAGTGGACACCCGACAACCCGGAAGAGGATGTGGGTATCGGATTAAAGGTGGATTATGGGAGATACTACGCATCAAAGACATTTTTCGATCAGGATAAACAAAGGAGGATTCTTTGGGGTTGGATTAATGAAACTGATACCGAAACTGCTGACCTGAAAAAAGGATGGGCTTCCCTTCAG ACAATTCCCAGGAGTGTTCTGTATGACAACAAGACTGGAACTCATTTACTTCAATGGCCAGTGAAGGAAGTAGAGAGCTTGAGATTGAACAGTACAGTGTTTGAGGAGGTGCTAGTTGAAGCGGGATCAATTGTGCCCCTTGACATAGGCCCTGCCACTCAG TTGGATATACTAGCAGAGTTTGAAATAGAGTCATTGGAATCAAATACAACGGATGAAGTCAGCGATTGTGGTGACGGTGCAATTGACAGGAGCACTTTCGGGCCGTTTGGAATTCTGGTTATTGCCGATGATTCACTTTCTGAGCTGACTCCTGTATTCTTCCGCCCTGTTAATACATCGGATGGCAGTCTCAAGACTTACTTTTGCGCTGACGAAACAAG GTCTTCCAAAGCTAACGATGTCTTCAAACAAGTGTATGGAGGCAAGGTTCCAGTGCTTGACGATGAAAACTACAATATGAGGGTATTG GTGGATCATTCAATCGTGGAAAGCTTTGCTCAAGGAGGGAGGACGGTCATCTCATCAAGAATTTATCCAACAGAAGCCATCTATGGAGCAGCACGGCTATTCTTGTTCAACAATGCAACTGGAGTGAATGTGAAGGCCACACTCAAAATATGGGAAATGAATTCCGCCTTCATTCGTCCTTTCCCTTTTGAGGAACCATTGTAG
- the LOC18605366 gene encoding trehalose-phosphate phosphatase A: protein MDLKSNHTAPILADPAPISKSRLGVHSSLLAYSPPGAVFSPNLFLTVPRKKTGILDDVRASGWLDAMKSSSPPHKKTREFNNELASADTDVAYRTWMVKYPSALTSFEQITNFAKGKRMALFLDYDGTLSPIVDNPDCAFMSTDMRAAVEKVAKYFPTAIISGRSRDKVYEFVGLTDLYYAGSHGMDIMGPVRQFSDDHANCIRSTDKQGKEVNLFQPASEFLPMIDEVFNSLVNSTKEIKGAKVENNKFCVSVHYRNVDEKNWTTVAQRVHDVIRNYPRLRLTHGRKVLEVRPVINWDKGKAVTFLLESLGLSNCDDVLPIYVGDDRTDEDAFKVLREGNRGYGILVSSMPKESNAFFSLRDPQEVMEFLKSLVIWKKKTSAL, encoded by the exons ATGGACCTAAAATCTAATCACACTGCTCCCATTCTTGCTGATCCTGCACCGATAAGCAAGTCAAGATTAGGAGTACATTCCAGTCTGTTGGCATACTCACCCCCAGGAGCAGTGTTCTCTCCAAATCTATTTCTAACTGTTCCTAGGAAGAAAACTGGAATTCTTGATGATGTCCGTGCCAGCGGCTGGCTGGATGCTATGAAATCCTCATCCCCTCCTCATAAGAAAACCAGGGAATTCAACAATGAGCTTGCATCAGCTGATACAGATGTTGCATATCGCACATGGATG GTTAAATATCCCTCTGCACTTACATCATTTGAGCAAATCACAAATTTTGCAAAAGGCAAGAGAATGGCATTGTTTCTGGATTATGATGGGACTCTTTCACCAATTGTTGACAACCCTGATTGCGCCTTTATGTCTACTGAT ATGCGAGCCGCTGTAGAAAAAGTGGCAAAATACTTCCCAACAGCAATAATTAGTGGAAGAAGCCGTGACAAG GTGTATGAGTTTGTAGGACTAACAGATCTCTATTACGCGGGAAGTCATGGAATGGACATCATGGGCCCTGTTAGGCAATTTTCCGATGATCACGCTAACTGCATTAGATCTACTGATAAGCAG GGCAAAGAAGTTAATTTATTCCAGCCTGCTAGTGAATTCTTACCTATGATTGATGAG GTTTTTAACTCACTTGTCAACAGCACCAAAGAAATTAAAGGAGcaaaagttgaaaacaatAAGTTCTGTGTTTCTGTCCATTACCGTAACGTAGATGAGAAG AATTGGACAACAGTTGCACAACGCGTCCACGATGTCATCAGAAACTACCCTCGCCTACGGTTGACTCATGGGCGGAAG GTATTAGAGGTTCGGCCTGTGATCAACTGGGATAAGGGGAAAGCTGTTACATTTCTACTTGAATCACTTG GGCTTAGCAATTGTGATGACGTGCTTCCCATTTATGTTGGGGATGACCGGACAGATGAGGATGCATTTAAG GTTCTGAGAGAGGGAAATCGAGGATATGGCATTTTAGTATCATCCATGCCCAAGGAAAGTAATGCATTTTTCTCCCTGAGGGACCCACAAGAG GTCATGGAGTTTCTTAAGTCACTGGTGAtctggaagaagaagacaagtgCTCTCTGA